The segment CCAGCTAATTTAGAATATAGTGAATATGAGATTACCATGGACtttttgcgttttttttttttcaaatctaagCTTTAAATTGCCATTTTTCCCCTCACTTGTCTCGtgtttgtaaaacagaaatgatgcaAACTATTTTCTGCCACAGATGTAAGCGAGCTGAAAGCTTTATCAGCTTAAGCTGATCTCACCTTCCACAGAagattattattaaatgttgaCCCTATTTTAGCAGTCATTTGTGCAGTTTTCTTACAGCTGCAGTACCGGTGACCTCTGAGGAGAGCGTTTGGTGCCGAGCTTCTCTGCAGGTGTTTCAGCACGTTTCTGTGTTCAGAGGTTCATCACAGCTTGTGCAGAAGACGTGAAGCATCTCAAAAGCCACACAGTGagctgtagtgtttttgttgggCTGGTTTCCTGCTGGACAGTCGGCGTGAAACACATTCCTCTGGGCCAAAGTTCAcatctttcagtttctgtttctgtagcaGTTTATCTGATGATAAATCATATTAAGAGTGTAGAGATCACACTATCTTAGTgagcttttcttcattttctgtgGAGCTTTAGCTGGTTTAGACCCTAAATTAAAAGAGCAAATGTTAAAATCAGTCTATCATAAGCACAAGTGTTCTTTCTTCTTTAGTTTCCATAATATGACTTAAAGGTGGAGTTGAAAACTTTtgtctatatttaaaaagaataaaacacagaatTAGAACATTTTTCAAGAAATCTTGAAGGGTACCTTGCAGCTACTGCCCAAATTACAATATAACTTTCTAATAATCtaagctaaaaccaaaataacaacaacaacaacaaaaactacattttggtGTATGAACTGTATGAAAagcgtaaaaaaaaacaacgataaaaaaaaagctgctttcacTGGCTCATTGTGTTCACTAAGATAACCACAGACCTGTGTCTTCATTCCCTGGCTGCCAAGATAATGAGAGTCaggcagaaacagactgaaaagtaagcctcagactaACAGTTGATGTGAAAACTATGAGTCAGATTCTTAAAATGGGAGCGGCAGAAAACTGAACTCTTGGAAATTAAGACCTGCATTCTTTTTATTCTGGGAGATTTAAGAGAAAATCATAAGTTCTGTTGCAAAAAGAGACACAGtggatgaaagaaaacaaaaatgcgtttattttgatgtataatttgtatgtGCCAAAAAGAGTTGTATGAGTGAGAAGTTTATTGTAAAACATTAGAAACTTTTAGACGGCTCAAAGATATGTGTCACATCAGCCACTGTTAATGACACGTTCTGTggagaaatctgtaaaaatcattcAACTTAAACtgagattgtgtaaaaactgtgaaagatatcaaaatgtcagttcagtcatgCAAAGACCAACaatctgtgacctgtttaaacttggAATGATGATTCTACTCTGAAGTAAACCTGAGCAATAGGCTTCCAAAGAGGCCTGCCTTTTCCCGTCCCATTGATCCCCATTATTAGTTTTCACACaggtttttgtgaattttgtctacattgtgCAGTGTACCACtgctaaaagtcatagcacactattcctgatcgaGGCACATGTTTGGGTgaataatttgcatgttttaatacAGAAGAATAATTTTGAACAGCGTAGAAATAAGGTCACTTCAACATTTATGCATTGGGCCCTTAATGAGATGCTTGGTTTGAAGAAAGAACCAAAAACCTCAGAAGTCTGAATTTCAGTTTCTCACAGGATAGATCAACTGTAACTCTttgttaagtttgtttttccagtgaCCTCCTGCCTTTTTTGGAAAGCAGCCCAGGTTTCTGTCTTCTCTGCTCAATAAGGTTGAGgtaaaacaagtcattaaaaacCTTTAGTCTGTCATGTGTTGGTGTGAGAGAGACGGTTTTCTCATTGAAGCTGAATCTCTGTTGGACTGAAGGCTGCTTATGTCAGCGTGGgacttttatgtttctgtaagATAAAGTGAGAAAGACAaggatgttttctctgcttcagcagcttcagacGGCCAAgtcttcctgcaggttttaatcTGACTCAAACCTAACCAACCCTAACGGCAGCATTTCTCTCCATTCAGACTCATCCATTTTTCTCCCTAACTTTCATTTCCCTTTCAGACATGCCCTTCACCCGGCTAATGTCCTGACACTTTCTCATGTCAGaccctttttgtctttaaagcagCTTTGGCAGCATTCCATCTAAGAAACTCGGGATGTGATCAGTTTATCATGggaaatgttttgttctctgcCAGCGCAAATACCAGAATACGATGCAGAAGTTTGTTTGACAAATTACTTTAAAAGCACGGTGGCGGCAGTATAAGGATGTGGAGATGTGTTGCAGCGATTGACACAAAGATGAATAATtcaactaaatttaaatatagaCAGGTTCTTTAAGAAGAACTGCCTGAAACTCGAGTCCGAGTCAAGGGTTCGGCTTTAAGTGAGCAGAAACCAGCTGTcagcaaaacacagaaattccTCCACGACTTTGTCTGAGATTTTAACCCTGCAGATAATCTGCTGAGACATTCAGACACAATTCCTGTCCAATCTGAGTTTGTCAGGACCTTTGAAACAAACTTCTGAAGTCTGTTTATTCACATGTAGCTGATTGAGTTACTTACAGAGAGTTGAAtaattttttgactttttttgtgtttggaaaaccaaaacaaaaccaaaaccggTGAAGTCTGCAAaccaataaatgtaaaatttgaagagttttcaaaacaaaaaaggaaataaacagaagaaactaaTGCACAAAAGTTGAAAGGTTATTTTGCCAGTAAACCAAGACTGAGATCTGAGACGAGAATCACTCACtccagctttaatgttttcagaTAAACGGGGCCAGAAAAGGTTCTCATTCAGTTTGTGCTTCAttttcctccacaggtgtttGTCACAAGTCTCAAgtctcttcctgtctgtttgGTTGCAGGGGGCAGAGCCCATGGTCCTGGAGAGTGTGATGTTTGCCATCTTGGCAGAGAGGGAGCTGGGACCGAAGCTCTACGGCATTTTCCCTCAGGGTCGCCTGGAGCAGTATGTCCCCGTAAGTTGATCGTGCTGTGTGAACATAGGtttgtttacccataatgcctGAGGTTGATTAGAAACAGGTAGGAGTGGATAGAAAAATGAGCATCCAAAAGACTTCATTCAGTTATCGTGGATGTCTCATTTTGAGGTGGATATTTGGCAGGATTATGAAAATTACTCTAAACAGAGAGTACATATGCAAAGATACATAATTTTTTCTGTGACAGATTGTCTCACTGAGCTCTGATTGTTGGTGACTAATTGAAAACTCAATGTTAAAAGATAATAcacaaattttcacttggaTTCACACTGAACTGGTacttaaaacacaacatttggGCCAAAATGTGCCGGGAGTTAGCATACACATCACACAAATGTTGTAAAAATTCTTTAGTCACAATTTAGACAGAACGtgtcatgtttcattttatgcACCATTATTTCTCCCTTCCAGGGTGCCCTGAATGCCAGATTCTTTGTCTCTAATCAGTTACAGTTTAGTTTCATAAACTCTTCGCAAAGTTGCCTCAGATTTCTCGCACTTTTTGATTCTCTGAAATAAATTAAGAGGTGCTGAAACGGGTTCCAGATGCCCGCAACGAATCTGAGACTACTCTGAGAGAAGATTGGTCTTATTTGAAGCAGTGGCTCCGTTTTGCTTTACCCTTCAGCAGGGATTGAATCTTGAATGAATGATTCATTTGTGATGATGTGTAGCAATAAATGCATCATGGATCAGTGTTTGGAAACGAgtaacaaaccaaacatctGCTCTGAAAACGAAACTGACTCTGTGTGAGAATCACTGAACCATAACAGAGTTGTTATCTTTGTTGTGacttaagaaaataaacatccaCAGAAAAACCTAAACCCAATGGTTTGATTCAGACTTTCCAGCTGCCATCCACCCTCCAGCTgcattcagatttattttcttttcatatcTGGAAACATCTTAAATCTGTGGGGTAAACTGAAATTCTGGGACCCATATTTCATCTCATGTGGTTTAGTCAGGCTGTTGGAAAGCAGAGCTGTGGATAATCGGATGTATTGTGTTTTTGACAGAGCCGTAAACTGGACACCTGTGAGTTGAGCAACTCCAGCATTTCAGCCGAGGTCGCAGAGAAAATGGCCAAGTTTCACGGAATGAGGATGCCCTTCAACAAAGAGCCGAAGTGGCTGTTTGGAACCATGGAGAAGTGAGTcagtctctttttatttaacccAGAATTCAAAAGGTTTTGGTCAGTCAGTAACCGAAAAGGTTTTGAGATAACATGACACTGCTGATAACTCAATGTCAAGAATGTGGGACGTCGGCTCATCAAGGCCAGTTTTccttttgaagtatttttttacaaagctgCTGGCCAGGTTTGGGTTGCATCATGGTTTTTCAGCGTGTGGTAATAAAGTCTGTCCACTGACTGTAAAGATACCTAAATAGTTTCTTATCGCCTCCTGTGGCAGTTTAACCCATAAAGTCTGTCATCTTcagtgtcaaaacaaacaaacaaaactgtagttttttctttttctgttgaaAAGATTGTCGAGgaattataaaacaaattgtGAAAATGTGTCACGGATCCCAGTTAAAGCCCTAACAGTATCTGAAACCCAGCAGAACAAACCCTCCGTCATGGAACGATTGTCCGTGTTGTCCTCCCTCCAGGTACCTGAGTCAAGTCATGAGGCTGAACTTCACCAGAGAGGCCCACCTGCGGCTCTTCAACCACCTGCTGGCGTACAACCTGCCACAGGAGATGGAGATGCTGAAGTATGTTTCCAAGACAACAGATGACAGAATACACAGACACTTTCCCAGCGTGGCTTTGTGTTACAGAAGGTGCAAAACGTGGCGTCCACGAGGGCAACACTTTGGACTGGAATGggattttctgtaaaaagacatttaaaaggaTATTTTAGACTGTGTGACAGTTTGTGGTTAGGGTCggggttaggctacagaaagaaatggaagtcaatacaaAGTActaataaggatagaaatacaaagttgtgtgtgtgaatgagtgaattAGAAACAATGAAAAGCGCTTTGCAGACcctggagaggttaaaaaagACACTATATAAGTTTGGACAAGGGTGCAAGATTTGTGACAATAAATGCTGGTTTATTGGGAGCATTAATTCAGAGACTCCATCTCCCTGATCtctggttgttttctgtttttgtgtaaactCAGATCACTGCTGGAATCCACTCATTCTACTGTCGTTTTCTGCCACAACGACTGCCAAGAAGGTAAAACACACCATCACCAGTTCTGCCTGTAGGtcattctttttattgttgcttcttAAGAAGCTAACTTTggtgtttttggttgttttcaggaaacatcctgctgctgaaaggccgACAGAGCTCCGACAAACAGAAGCTGATGCTCATCGACTTTGAATACAGCAGCTACAACTACAGGTAATTTAGCATCAACTGCTGCAGAATTACctcagagcagagctgcaaaGATGAGCTGATTACTGGTTTTATAACTATTCAAGGTAAAATATCAAAACGTGGGCCTGTTTTTTGTTACACGAGTTTCTGTGAATTTTGGATGATTGCtcacaaaaaattaaattggcTATTTTTTACTATTTCCAAAAGGaatataaagcaaaaacaaaaaaaacagattgtggGTTAATGAATAATTGAAGTAATCATTAAAGGTGAAGGCAAAATAAACACCTCAGTCGATGTGACAAATACATGTTTGTCCAGCTGCTGTTGACCCTCTGCAGCCGTCTACAGCTGAAAGAAGTTTGTATAAAGAATAATTTTATATCTTTGTGGCATCgttttattgtgtaaatacAGACAACAATAATGCAGAATTTTCTCAAGCtaatttttcagacattttaaaatctggttAACCTAAAGTCTTAACAAGCTGCAAAAAATGTAACatataagaagacaaaatagaAGAAAAGGAACCAAAATATGAAGGTTTGTAACCTGCTGACAGTAAGAATCGGGACACATGCAGACTTTTACTAATAAActataatttttaatattttttttctgggtggagtttacatgttctccctgtgtgggtttactccgggtactccagtttcctcccacagaccaaaacatgcatgttgggttaattagtaactctaaattgtttctaggtgtgagtgagactgtgaatggttgtttgtctctatgtgtccctgtgatggaccggagacctgtcccgggtgtcccccgcctctggagacagacaccagctccccgcgggttaaagaaaaaggatggatgaTCAGAAAATGTGTTCTTTCATCTATGTTTAATCGGCATAATTTGCAGTTTATCTGATTTAttacttgtttgtttaaagttgaaAACATTAGATGTTTGTTTCAACAAAATTAAGTACAAAAAAGTTCCAAATTTTTCAGTCTGTCTAAACCCCAGAGCGGCCACGCCTCCATCAGCCATCCTCCTTCCAGTTATGTCTCCTCCCACCTAACCTTTAATCTCCTGAAAAGAGCCGAGGGGGACATTAAATAAGAAAGACATTAAAGTCAGTggcagcagaggaagaaaaaaaattgagcatCAATATTTGCTGACTTTGCGGTCGTGTTTCAGCctgttaaaatatttgctgCAGTTATATAACTGCGACTTGGCAGGAGGGCAATGGAAAGACCTGTCAGTGTGATTTATAGAGATGGTGGCGCAGTGTCTTTCCACTACAGATTATCTAAAGGGGGGGCGCTTTGGAGCTTCCCTGCAGAGCGAAGGGaggttttttgtgttaaaaacaatTCAGTGTTGCAGATAAGTAGTGTGGGAAATAGTCTCTAAGTGCTACTTTAGGGCATGTCCTCAACTGGACCATGTTCTGAACTAAATTATcattagaaaaattaaataaaattccatttatttgtcagataatcatgtcctggatgacagaatttatttctacgtaattaaattaaatgtctgGTCAACAAAGTGCCATTCGTGGCACAAACCCAAAGAAAACCATCACTGTTCagttatattttcttttgtttttgcaggatATAAGGTAGTAGATCGAATCAGGgtgtatttcattttttaataccAGAAAATACCAAATACAAGCTGCAGTCAAAACATTTTGGGATGGGAACACAGGCAGAATGTAAATAtcccagataaaaaaaaacctaagtgTTTGTGAAACTGTTGAGTTTCAGAGAAACTATTAAACCAACATGATGCTGAGCTTCAgaaatcagagcagctgatggTTAATATccaacagattgttttttttatttgttggccAATATATATtcttcatttaacaaaacataacaCTAATTGTTTAACTTTAATAGCCCTTAAAAAAGTTGCACACCTAAAACAACCTATAGaagagcttgtttttattaaaaataacaactacATTGTGGGCTACAGTGAGccggctgtagcagctgctgctgctgcgtcttCTTTTGCTAACTTGGTATTTGGTAACTGATTAATTCTGCACAGTTATGAGCGACTGCTGACCTTTTAAAAGTGGTGGATTATTTAGTCTGTTTCTACCTGTGATCAGCAAACACGCAGACGTTCAGTCGAGTCAGTGTCATAGCATAGTTCCTGCTACAATTCAATAATTTACTCCTGAAATTCTGTTAGTttgtgaaagaaataaagaaataagatGGAGGCTTCATCTTCTCAGCTGCAGTGTCTCTGTTCTAAAGCAattgtaataaaatacaaatacagtcATGAAATTAATCTAGTTTTATTTCGAGACAGAAGGGATTCATTCAGACCTCCTTGGTGTTAATTTATCTCCATCTCTGTGTTGCAGGGGGTTTGATATCGGAAACCATTTCTGTGAGTGGATGTACGACTACACCTGTGACGAGTTTCCCTTTTTCAAAGTCAGCCCTCAGAACTACCCTTCAAAAGCCCAGCAGGTGCGTCTGACGTCCACACGCTGAGCTCCTATTTGTTTCTCCTTCCAGGAGATCACTtacttgttttggtttttttgttgtttgtgggCAGCTTCACTTCATTGAAAGCTACCTGCGGGAGTTCGATCGAGGCTTTGACGCTCTGAGCGAAGACGAGCAAaggaagctgaaggaggagctgtATGTCGAAGTGAACAGGTGAGCTCAGGAGAAGCTCGAGGTCTTACGTGAGACGGTCGGAATCAGTGAAAAATGTTACAACAAACTGTGTTTCTGACAGGTTCTCACTGGCATCTCACTTCTTTTGGGGCTTGTGGTCCATCATTCAAGCCCGACTGTCTACCATCGAGTTTGGATACCTGGTGagcattttataaattatttatcattacagattttttattttattttaggttttccGACCTTTACATATTATTCCTGAACATCTACAGGATCCCAGACAGAGCAAATGTGCATGCACATGTTTGCTTTTAGTAAAATGTTCACAGTGATTACAGGAAGTTGGGTCATAatcttttgttgctgtgtttgtaTGTCAATGTCATGGAGGCTGCAGAGTCAACACCGAGGTCAGAGTCTGTCTCTGTAGGTTACCATGATAGCTGGACAGGATTTTATGACTTCACAGCTTAAAATCCAGatttattaaagaacaaaacattaaacgTTTACGCCCCAGATTGTATAACGACAATCAGAGTCAGAATCTTTATTGTCGTTATACAAAAAAGTctggaaaacaaacttttattggTTCTGTTGCTGAAATATTGAGAGGaagttaagttttatttacacaagatcaacaaaaaaggacaataaagtGGATTTAACTGAAAGGTCTAATAGAGAAGACCTTTTTATGACGGAGTGGTGTCGGTAAATTATGAGGCAAAAAAAGTAATGTATATTCTGTAGGATTAAAATCAGTagtttatttgatcttttttcttatttttagcaCGTACTGTAGGGTTAGTCACTGCCTCAGTTTACAGTAGATAAGAGTCTAACAGTGTCAGGGGTTATAAATAGTGACAATCATGATGCATGCAAAAATGAGAAAGTGGAAGATGTTTATGATTCATGTATTCGTTCAAAGTGCTTGTAAGATATCTGAGAGTTGGAATTGTTGTGTTCCAACATGTGTGCATTGACGGATCCTTGCTGTGTTGTAGGAGTACGCCCAGGCCAGATTCGAGGCCTACTTCCAGCAGAAGAAGATCTGGGCTGCCTAAAGAAGCGAGAACACTGGGTGATTTGTCAACACATTGAGCCAAAATGTCAGAATGAGGACATGAAGGCTGATAAAGATGCCATGATCCATGCTTTACTTACACTCCCTGCCTTGAAGGGATCTGCTGCCTGCTGTTGGTGTCGGGTCGAACAAAGCCGAAATGCAATCACATGGCTGTGTGCTTCAAGTACTCCCCACAATCCATTGCAGCTTGAGATTTACCCTGCGTAACTACGTGAaggccaacaaaaaaaaagaaggagcaGACCTCAACTTTTACTAACCTTCATTGCCATTCAGAAGGGCTCCGTGTTTCTGCTTTCCTCAGATCATATCGACAGAATGACAGGTTTGAGTAAGTGAACGGTGGATTTCGGTGACGGTGAGATCGGATGTGTTAACATTGCATCAATGTGTATGTATAGATCATTCCCTGATGGAAATGCTCTGTGGGAAAGAACCAAATGCAAACTGTTCTGAGTAGTTTTGCTCACTAAGGCAGCCAGATGTTAActatgtataaatatataaatatccAATCCCATTGTGCCAGTAACGTGTGGCCCTGTCGGTCACTGATGGGCTGAGTGAGGTGGAGTTACGTCTTCATCTACAGGTCTGATTATCTTCACACATTTgctgtttgagttgttttatttttatgggtGTGTTTGGCATTGTCAAGGTCAGGGCAcatatgtttgtttaatgttttcaaagATGTGAATAATTTCTTGAGTGGCTCCACCAAATccgaaagaaaaagatcaaTCTTCTGTTATTTCTTCCTGTGATTATACCTGACTCCTTCTTACAAACTTAGTGACACTCTAACTTTGCTTTTGTGGAACAGAAGGGTGAAGGGTTTTGAAAGTTATTTCTGAATACTGTGAAAAGGAGATAAACACGTCTAGGAAGTTCATACACTAAGTGTGATTTAGCCAAAAACACCCAGCCTGTTTTTTATGAACATGGCTGCAAATAACTCTACATCGGCGATCCTGTCCTGCAGAAAGCTTTACACAGTGCACATGACAAGGCTTCCTTATTGTGGTGATGGATTCTTTGGTGACCGGTCACTGGTGTTTTGGCCAAAGTGCCTTCTATCGAGTCACCTCATCATTGTACGCAGACTCTAGAATAATGTCCCAAGTGGTCGCATcaaaaatctgttaatttttGCACAAATTTTGCCGTCTATTCACAATAAAGCTGTCAAAAGATTGCAATCCTCAAGGGGAATTTAGAAGAACACGACTACTTTTAGAGATTTAAATCTTATTGTCGAGTCCCGTGCCCAGTGTCTTCTAGAGCGGGATAAAAATCTGACTTCAGAgacatttaacaaagaaattCAGCACTACAACGGGCAAATGCATGAGTCAAATTTACCTCAAATTTTTGTTGTTAAGTGTTGTCCATATTAGGTTAAATTGAGAAGCTGTGAGAGtaaaacctttaataaaatCACCCCATTAGATTGTTACCAAACACTTAAAGATGTTTCTACTTCCATTACCTGCAGCGCGACAATCTTCACTTTGCCTTTAAAGGAGTCTGATCATTTGAATCTTAGCTGACTTTTATCTGATCTGcacttctgatttattttatgtttttcatggTATTTTCACTCCTCTTCCCTCAGTGATTAGCaccaaaggctttttttttcagtttgcagtTAATGTAGCTGTGCCTAATgctaaaaatgacagaaacctTTTTATAGCAGAGAATTTGACTTCAAATTTTCTGCACTGGCAGCATTTAGTAAAGATGAACATGCATACAAAGCATTCCCATTGCTGAATAACATTAATCAAGTTTAATAattaacaggaaacacaaagtcTGACCTGCAAAACTCTTAGTAATCAATGAGCTTTTAAGCCTCCTGCTGCCCTCGGATCAAAACGGGGTCAAAATGACCTCATTTAGATCCGAGGGCAGCAGGAGGCTTGATTTCAAACCCAACCTGAAACAGCAATGAAAGCCTTTATTTCTGTCCAACAGAACTAttacttcttttatttgttttttaagtgcaaaaaagctgtaaaagtgcTTTAACCTGCAGTTCATTGCTGCATACATGCAGTAAAACCACAAAACCTGGAAACTTTCAGACAGGCAaagaattatttattattataaaaatatatccGAACGTAAACAGAAAGggaaaacattcagaaacttAAAATTCTCTAACTAAGAGGTTGGCTTTGATGAAGCTAATTTGGCAATTTTGTATTTGATGcttcaaaaagtaatttgaTATACAATTGGATCCTTTTATCGAGATAATCGAAATGCCACAAAGAAAACTAATCTTTATATAAAAGTAACACAAGCTAACTGGTGTATCATTAGAtcataacagtaaaaaaatgattgttttggaaaatattTACTTTGGGATGTTAAAGGTTTTTCATCCTGTTTATGTGAGCTGATTTGAAGCTTCAAACTTtatgctttttatatttttgctgccCAGTTTTGTAAGCCAGTATAGTTTAACACTAAGTAGTGCAAACTGatcatttctaattttagtcCTAACACTGATACTA is part of the Kryptolebias marmoratus isolate JLee-2015 linkage group LG11, ASM164957v2, whole genome shotgun sequence genome and harbors:
- the chka gene encoding choline kinase alpha isoform X1; its protein translation is MKTKFINGVSSSPSMSLGLLVTENALQVQPDTQEDCRKEALRPDQPDLDTRRKAYLWCREFLNGAWKNLAEEDFQITIIRGGLSNKLFLCSLPDSLDSVGDEPRSVLLRLYGAILQMSCNKEDSQQSNKESHFQGAEPMVLESVMFAILAERELGPKLYGIFPQGRLEQYVPSRKLDTCELSNSSISAEVAEKMAKFHGMRMPFNKEPKWLFGTMEKYLSQVMRLNFTREAHLRLFNHLLAYNLPQEMEMLKSLLESTHSTVVFCHNDCQEGNILLLKGRQSSDKQKLMLIDFEYSSYNYRGFDIGNHFCEWMYDYTCDEFPFFKVSPQNYPSKAQQLHFIESYLREFDRGFDALSEDEQRKLKEELYVEVNRFSLASHFFWGLWSIIQARLSTIEFGYLEYAQARFEAYFQQKKIWAA
- the chka gene encoding choline kinase alpha isoform X2, which codes for MKTKFINGVSSSPSMSLGLLVTENALQVQPDTQEDCRKEALRPDQPDLDTRRKAYLWCREFLNGAWKNLAEEDFQITIIRGGLSNKLFLCSLPDSLDSVGDEPRSVLLRLYGAILQGAEPMVLESVMFAILAERELGPKLYGIFPQGRLEQYVPSRKLDTCELSNSSISAEVAEKMAKFHGMRMPFNKEPKWLFGTMEKYLSQVMRLNFTREAHLRLFNHLLAYNLPQEMEMLKSLLESTHSTVVFCHNDCQEGNILLLKGRQSSDKQKLMLIDFEYSSYNYRGFDIGNHFCEWMYDYTCDEFPFFKVSPQNYPSKAQQLHFIESYLREFDRGFDALSEDEQRKLKEELYVEVNRFSLASHFFWGLWSIIQARLSTIEFGYLEYAQARFEAYFQQKKIWAA